In Rhodothermus marinus DSM 4252, a single genomic region encodes these proteins:
- a CDS encoding superoxide dismutase family protein, translating to MRRESVLFTLALLWAACQQPAPPPAETPAAPEISRAVAVLHPTEGNQVEGVVHFTRTAEGIRIEATVSGLTPGRHGFHIHEWGDCSAPDATSAGGHFNPTDQPHGAPDSPARHVGDLGNLEAGEDGMASYSRVDTVVAFSGPRSIIGRAVIVHAAEDDLTSQPTGNAGGRLACGVIGIAAPATE from the coding sequence ATGCGCCGAGAAAGTGTGCTCTTTACCCTTGCGTTGCTCTGGGCGGCCTGCCAGCAACCGGCGCCCCCTCCGGCCGAGACGCCCGCCGCGCCGGAAATTTCCCGGGCCGTCGCCGTGTTGCACCCCACGGAGGGCAATCAGGTGGAGGGTGTGGTGCATTTTACCCGGACGGCCGAGGGCATTCGCATCGAGGCAACCGTGTCGGGCCTGACGCCCGGCCGACACGGCTTTCACATCCACGAGTGGGGCGACTGCAGCGCGCCGGATGCTACGTCGGCGGGCGGACACTTCAACCCCACCGATCAGCCGCACGGCGCGCCTGATAGCCCGGCGCGGCATGTGGGCGACCTGGGCAATCTGGAAGCCGGCGAAGACGGGATGGCCAGCTACAGCCGCGTCGATACGGTGGTGGCCTTCAGCGGTCCGCGTTCCATCATCGGTCGTGCCGTGATCGTGCACGCGGCCGAAGACGACCTGACCTCGCAGCCCACGGGTAATGCGGGCGGCCGGCTGGCCTGTGGCGTGATCGGTATCGCCGCGCCGGCCACGGAATAA
- a CDS encoding phytoene desaturase family protein, producing MPDADVIVVGSGHNALVAAAYLARSGRRVMVFERRSHVGGAVSTVELVPGYRFDLGGSAHILIRLTPVVEELELERYGLEYLELDPLFVAPFEDGETLFIYRDLERTAALLEAHLPGEGEAYVRFCRHWLPFAEAVCETFLRPPTPWSMVRAFSRRRLPHWRQTLPRILKPFAQILDESFRSEKVKALLGWMAAQSGPPPGEPLSAPFLLWHPLYHRGGIARPRGGSGMLSVALAQCIVDHGGLVYTDTPVRRLLYEQGRVTGVELADGDRYTARAVLCGTHLLEVIDQLLPIAELQALRPLLRVGNGFGIMLRLALNAPVRYRATDHPEARIGLQLLCRSVAQIEHAYGAYRMGQPASDPPLVAMTFSAVDDTLAPPGGEVLWLWGQYFPYELHGSSWDTEALRVREILLQQFERYAPGTREHIVGELLQTPVWLEREMGLRRGNVMHLEMSPDQMFALRPAPGWSGYRTPIRGLYLTGASTHPGGGIMGASGRNAAHVLLHDLERRRL from the coding sequence ATGCCAGACGCCGATGTCATTGTCGTAGGAAGCGGGCACAATGCGCTGGTGGCCGCCGCCTATCTGGCCCGAAGCGGCCGGCGCGTGATGGTTTTCGAACGCCGAAGCCATGTGGGTGGCGCCGTTTCCACCGTGGAACTGGTGCCGGGCTATCGTTTCGACCTCGGGGGTAGCGCCCATATTCTCATTCGTCTGACGCCTGTTGTCGAAGAACTGGAGCTAGAGCGCTACGGCCTTGAGTACCTTGAACTCGATCCGCTGTTTGTGGCGCCCTTCGAAGACGGCGAGACGCTTTTCATTTATCGCGATCTGGAGCGGACCGCCGCGCTGCTCGAAGCGCATCTTCCCGGCGAGGGGGAAGCCTACGTGCGTTTCTGTCGCCACTGGCTTCCGTTTGCCGAAGCGGTATGCGAAACGTTCCTGCGTCCGCCGACGCCCTGGTCGATGGTACGCGCGTTCAGCAGGCGGCGTCTGCCGCACTGGCGCCAGACGCTTCCACGCATTCTCAAACCGTTTGCTCAGATTCTGGACGAGTCGTTTCGTTCCGAGAAAGTAAAGGCGCTACTGGGCTGGATGGCGGCCCAGTCTGGCCCGCCTCCGGGAGAGCCGCTCAGCGCCCCGTTTCTGCTGTGGCACCCCCTCTATCATCGAGGCGGCATCGCCCGCCCGCGGGGTGGATCGGGCATGCTGTCGGTAGCCCTGGCGCAATGCATTGTGGATCATGGGGGGCTGGTTTACACCGACACGCCGGTCCGCCGCCTGCTCTATGAGCAGGGCCGCGTGACCGGCGTCGAACTGGCCGACGGCGACCGTTACACGGCCCGCGCCGTGCTCTGCGGTACGCATCTGCTGGAAGTGATCGACCAGCTGCTTCCGATTGCCGAACTGCAGGCACTTCGGCCCCTGCTTCGCGTCGGCAACGGATTCGGCATCATGCTGCGGCTGGCGCTAAACGCACCCGTACGCTATCGCGCGACGGACCATCCTGAGGCGCGCATCGGTCTGCAATTGCTCTGCCGCTCGGTGGCGCAGATCGAACACGCCTACGGTGCCTACCGAATGGGGCAACCGGCCTCGGATCCACCACTGGTTGCCATGACATTCAGCGCCGTGGACGATACGCTGGCGCCCCCGGGTGGCGAAGTGCTCTGGCTATGGGGCCAGTACTTCCCCTACGAGCTGCACGGAAGCTCCTGGGATACCGAGGCGCTGCGCGTGCGCGAAATCCTGCTGCAGCAGTTCGAGCGCTATGCACCCGGTACGCGTGAACACATTGTCGGAGAACTGCTGCAGACGCCCGTCTGGCTCGAACGTGAAATGGGGCTGCGCCGCGGCAACGTCATGCATCTGGAAATGAGCCCGGATCAGATGTTCGCCCTCCGTCCTGCCCCGGGATGGTCCGGTTATCGCACGCCGATTCGCGGCCTCTATCTTACCGGAGCCAGCACGCATCCCGGTGGTGGCATCATGGGCGCCTCGGGGCGCAATGCCGCACACGTACTGCTGCACGACCTGGAGCGCCGCCGCCTATGA
- a CDS encoding putative nucleotidyltransferase substrate binding domain-containing protein: MAGSTILERLRGLLRATPPFDQLSPEELQDVLADLTLEYFKPGEIIVEQGSTAHKGLYVVESGMVRLMDVTRQRLVDKCGEGDTFGAFGLIKGGAAPYEARAVAPTVCALIRAERFLKLYEQNEAVATYFDRQIKQYLNRLGTEVDVTGARQLFGRRLGQLAYRRLITCTPEHTAQEVARQMLRRGVSSVVVLRNGRLAGLVTGADLRRLVARGGSPNTPVRRLMSAPVQTIAASATLFDAMMQMLTHGVHRLVVVDADERPLGVLTDRDVAHWRGQDPLATVNRMESAASVADLTNIQEEIHEQLLRLQRQGAAPEQLGRMLSVVGDRIARRVIRLAARELRTREDLARPNVDWAWLRLGATGRQEMTLTTYQQNALVYADPGDAEAAEAASYWFRRMAEQVNQALEACGFPASETIAREARWRQPLAGWRQSIRHWILQADAAELERVLPVFDLRPLCGEASLVQALWQEVEDALNIQELDRTRQFFRLLAELALRQRPPLAPLGRWATERSGPGRGRIDLERRGTRLVVDAARILALELRYFDSTNTFDRLRVAAESLSELASVLHDAIEAYHYLIDVRLEHQLRQMEAGEPPDNFLNPEALSRVQQKLLREALEAVGALQQALKQRYHVAAG; encoded by the coding sequence ATGGCAGGTTCAACCATTCTGGAGCGATTGCGCGGGCTGCTCCGGGCAACCCCGCCGTTCGATCAACTTTCGCCGGAAGAACTGCAGGATGTTCTGGCCGATCTGACGCTGGAGTATTTCAAACCCGGCGAAATCATCGTCGAGCAGGGCAGTACGGCGCACAAAGGCCTGTACGTGGTGGAGTCGGGGATGGTCCGCCTCATGGACGTAACCCGACAACGCCTGGTGGACAAATGTGGGGAGGGGGATACCTTTGGCGCGTTCGGATTGATCAAAGGCGGCGCGGCGCCTTACGAAGCGCGGGCGGTGGCTCCGACGGTCTGCGCGCTGATCCGGGCTGAGCGGTTTCTGAAGCTCTACGAGCAAAACGAGGCGGTGGCCACGTACTTCGACCGCCAGATCAAACAGTATCTGAACCGCCTGGGCACCGAGGTGGATGTGACGGGGGCGCGCCAGCTTTTCGGGCGGCGTCTGGGGCAACTGGCCTACCGGCGATTGATCACTTGCACTCCGGAGCATACCGCGCAGGAAGTGGCCCGTCAGATGCTGCGCCGGGGGGTGAGTTCCGTTGTGGTGCTGCGCAACGGCCGGCTGGCCGGACTGGTGACCGGTGCCGACCTGCGGCGCCTGGTGGCGCGTGGCGGCTCGCCGAACACGCCGGTGCGGCGCTTGATGAGCGCGCCGGTGCAGACCATTGCGGCGAGCGCTACGCTTTTCGACGCCATGATGCAGATGCTTACGCACGGCGTGCACCGACTGGTGGTCGTCGATGCCGATGAGCGGCCGCTGGGCGTGCTCACGGACCGAGACGTGGCGCACTGGCGCGGGCAGGATCCGCTGGCCACCGTCAACCGCATGGAAAGCGCCGCCAGCGTGGCCGACCTGACCAACATTCAGGAAGAAATCCACGAGCAACTGCTCCGCCTGCAGCGCCAGGGAGCGGCTCCGGAGCAACTGGGGCGTATGCTCTCGGTGGTGGGCGACCGGATTGCCCGCCGCGTCATTCGGCTGGCAGCGCGGGAGCTGCGCACGCGTGAAGATCTGGCCCGTCCGAATGTGGACTGGGCCTGGTTGCGCCTGGGAGCCACCGGCCGGCAGGAGATGACCCTCACCACCTACCAGCAGAATGCGCTGGTGTACGCCGATCCCGGAGACGCCGAAGCGGCCGAAGCCGCCTCGTACTGGTTTCGGCGCATGGCCGAGCAGGTCAACCAGGCGCTCGAAGCCTGCGGCTTTCCGGCCAGCGAAACCATCGCGCGGGAGGCGCGATGGCGGCAACCGCTTGCGGGATGGCGTCAGTCGATCCGCCACTGGATTCTGCAGGCCGACGCGGCCGAGCTGGAGCGCGTGCTGCCCGTTTTCGACCTGCGGCCGCTGTGTGGCGAAGCGTCGCTGGTGCAGGCGCTCTGGCAGGAGGTGGAGGATGCGCTGAACATTCAGGAACTGGATCGCACGCGTCAGTTTTTCCGGCTGCTGGCCGAGTTAGCCCTGCGTCAGCGGCCGCCCCTGGCACCGCTGGGACGCTGGGCGACCGAACGGTCCGGTCCCGGCCGTGGACGCATCGATCTGGAACGGCGTGGGACCCGGCTGGTGGTCGACGCTGCGCGTATCCTGGCGCTGGAGCTTCGCTATTTCGATTCGACCAACACGTTTGATCGCCTGCGCGTGGCGGCCGAGTCGCTCTCGGAGCTGGCCTCGGTGCTTCACGATGCGATCGAGGCCTACCATTACCTGATCGATGTGCGTCTGGAGCACCAGCTGCGCCAGATGGAAGCAGGGGAGCCGCCGGACAATTTCCTGAACCCCGAAGCGCTTTCCCGGGTGCAGCAGAAGCTGCTCCGCGAAGCGCTGGAGGCCGTCGGAGCCCTCCAACAGGCCCTGAAGCAGCGTTACCACGTTGCGGCGGGCTGA
- a CDS encoding YbgA family protein, producing the protein MTETPHRLRVGISSCLLGEPVRFNGGHARDRSLIQLLGPFVEWVPMCPEVAVGMGVPREAVRLVGDIERPRLVGSNSGRDWTDAMRTWSEAQAEQIAQMDLDGFILKSRSPTCGLFRVKVYDQNGVPRNEGRGLFADALARRLPLLPMEEEGRLRDPLLRENFVDRLFAYHRLRQLLRSRPEPADLIRFHTAHKLTLLSHSPAHLKQLGQLVARAGSGAFPEILESYTRLFMEAMNRPATRKKHTNVLQHLAGYLHDHLSAEDRAELRSLIDDYRQGMVPLIAPLILLRHHIRRAPVHPWVKVQVYLEPYPKELMLRNF; encoded by the coding sequence ATGACTGAAACACCTCATCGTCTGCGCGTGGGCATCAGTAGTTGCCTGCTGGGCGAACCGGTACGCTTCAACGGTGGCCACGCCCGCGATCGCTCCCTGATCCAATTGCTCGGCCCTTTCGTCGAATGGGTGCCCATGTGCCCCGAAGTGGCCGTGGGGATGGGCGTTCCACGCGAAGCAGTGCGCCTGGTGGGCGACATCGAGCGCCCCCGACTGGTGGGATCAAACTCGGGCCGCGACTGGACCGACGCCATGCGCACCTGGAGCGAAGCCCAGGCCGAGCAGATTGCGCAAATGGATCTCGACGGCTTTATTCTGAAAAGCCGCTCTCCCACCTGTGGCCTGTTTCGCGTGAAGGTGTACGATCAAAACGGAGTGCCCCGGAATGAAGGTCGCGGACTCTTCGCCGATGCACTGGCTCGCCGACTGCCCCTGCTTCCCATGGAAGAAGAGGGGCGCCTGCGCGATCCGCTTCTCCGCGAAAACTTTGTCGATCGCCTGTTTGCCTACCACCGACTTCGCCAGCTGCTTCGATCCCGACCCGAACCCGCCGACCTGATCCGCTTCCACACGGCCCATAAACTGACGCTGCTTTCGCACAGCCCTGCACACCTTAAACAACTGGGTCAACTTGTGGCCCGCGCCGGAAGCGGCGCTTTTCCTGAGATTCTGGAAAGCTATACCCGGTTGTTCATGGAGGCCATGAACCGTCCGGCCACTCGCAAAAAGCACACAAACGTGCTGCAGCATCTGGCCGGTTACCTGCACGATCACCTTTCGGCCGAAGACCGCGCCGAGCTTCGTTCGCTGATCGATGATTATCGACAGGGGATGGTGCCCCTGATTGCGCCGCTCATTCTGCTGCGCCACCACATCCGGCGCGCTCCGGTTCATCCCTGGGTGAAGGTGCAGGTCTATCTGGAGCCCTACCCCAAAGAGCTCATGCTGCGCAATTTCTGA
- a CDS encoding isoaspartyl peptidase/L-asparaginase family protein, protein MQAFKLLITGMLLLLTAETASNVSYATPADTARVVLVVHGGAGTITRDRMTPEREQQYRAALREALEAGYRVLQEGGTSLDAVVAAIRILEDSPLFNAGRGAVLTSEGTAELDASIMDGRTLQAGAVAGVKTVKNPILLARRVMEASPHVMLIGRGAETFAQEQGLELVPNEYFVLPERREQLRRMKERGMGAVPELQEHAYGTVGAVALDRYGNLAAGTSTGGIMGKRFGRVGDSPIIGAGTYADNAACAISATGQGEYFIRAAIAHEIVALMKYAGLTVEQAAAAAIHGTLTRMGGTGGVIALDRNGRAAMVFNTEGMYRGYVDEHGHITIQIYRD, encoded by the coding sequence ATGCAAGCCTTCAAGCTGTTGATCACCGGAATGCTCTTGTTGCTGACAGCTGAAACCGCTTCGAATGTATCGTACGCTACGCCGGCCGACACGGCGCGCGTGGTGCTGGTCGTGCACGGCGGTGCCGGTACGATCACGCGTGATCGCATGACGCCCGAGCGGGAACAGCAGTACCGGGCGGCGCTCCGCGAGGCGCTGGAAGCCGGCTACCGGGTCCTGCAGGAAGGCGGTACCAGTCTGGACGCTGTGGTGGCGGCCATCCGGATTCTGGAGGACTCGCCGCTGTTCAATGCCGGACGCGGGGCCGTGCTGACCAGCGAGGGAACGGCCGAGCTGGATGCCTCGATCATGGACGGCCGCACGCTGCAGGCGGGGGCCGTGGCCGGCGTGAAGACCGTCAAGAACCCGATCCTGCTGGCGCGGCGCGTGATGGAAGCCTCCCCGCACGTGATGCTGATCGGGCGCGGTGCCGAAACGTTCGCGCAGGAGCAGGGCTTGGAGCTGGTGCCGAACGAGTACTTCGTCCTGCCGGAGCGGCGCGAGCAGTTGCGTCGGATGAAAGAACGAGGGATGGGCGCCGTGCCCGAGCTGCAGGAACACGCCTACGGCACCGTAGGCGCCGTGGCGCTGGACCGCTACGGCAACCTGGCGGCCGGCACCTCGACCGGCGGGATCATGGGCAAGCGGTTCGGGCGTGTGGGCGACTCGCCTATCATCGGAGCGGGCACCTACGCGGACAATGCCGCCTGCGCCATCTCGGCTACCGGACAGGGCGAATACTTCATCCGCGCCGCCATCGCCCATGAGATCGTGGCCCTGATGAAGTATGCCGGCCTGACGGTCGAGCAGGCCGCGGCCGCCGCCATCCACGGCACGCTGACGCGCATGGGCGGCACCGGCGGCGTCATCGCGCTGGACCGCAACGGCCGGGCGGCCATGGTCTTCAACACGGAGGGCATGTACCGGGGCTACGTGGACGAACACGGCCACATCACCATCCAGATCTATCGCGACTGA
- a CDS encoding RNA polymerase sigma factor, with amino-acid sequence MLHRTRIVKKTQRPRSEEAEQQDRLALLQQMSDEDLMEQFQAGTVEAFNILVERYSERLMHYLYGFLGDARRCEDLLQETFLRVYRNRHSYQRIAKFSTWLYTIAGNLARSEYRKRKRRRVYSIQSVNRDDEEYEIALPDETFSPDKHAESIIQDKYIQEALSSIPPDFREVVVLRDVQQLTYEEIAQITGLPMGTVKSRINRGRTKLQALLKDIYAPEEV; translated from the coding sequence GTGCTGCATAGAACGCGCATCGTCAAGAAGACCCAGCGTCCGCGTTCGGAGGAAGCGGAACAGCAGGACCGTCTGGCGCTGCTTCAGCAGATGAGCGACGAGGACCTGATGGAGCAGTTCCAGGCGGGCACCGTCGAGGCGTTCAACATCCTGGTGGAACGCTACTCCGAGCGCCTGATGCACTACCTCTACGGCTTCCTCGGCGACGCCCGTCGTTGCGAGGACCTGCTGCAGGAAACCTTCCTGCGCGTCTACCGCAACCGGCACTCCTACCAGCGGATCGCCAAGTTCTCGACCTGGCTCTACACGATCGCCGGCAACCTGGCCCGCTCGGAGTACCGGAAGCGCAAGCGGCGGCGCGTCTACTCCATCCAGTCGGTCAACCGCGACGACGAGGAGTACGAAATCGCGCTGCCCGACGAGACGTTCTCGCCGGACAAGCACGCCGAAAGCATCATCCAGGACAAGTACATTCAGGAGGCGCTCAGCAGCATCCCGCCCGACTTCCGGGAGGTGGTCGTGCTGCGCGACGTGCAGCAGCTCACCTACGAGGAGATCGCCCAGATCACCGGGCTCCCCATGGGGACGGTCAAGAGCCGCATCAACCGTGGGCGCACGAAGCTGCAGGCGCTCCTGAAGGACATTTACGCCCCCGAGGAAGTCTGA
- a CDS encoding lycopene cyclase domain-containing protein — MSYLLFLTLFIVAPLLLLQLALFFRGKALQSFKNPHRALWLLAFIALVYTTPWDNYLVYRGVWSYGPDRVLFTIGFVPIEEYLFFLLQPLLIGSLFLLRMPTPSPPHPRPRWHRSHRAGVLLYGLLTLIGWLALSTPRGLYAGLILSWAGPVLMGQWAIGGSLVRAYRRPFLEALLVGSLYLWTADALAIADGIWTIHRATSSGLLLGNLPVEEALFFLLTNLMVLQGLLLLLKPENHHD; from the coding sequence ATGAGCTACCTGTTGTTTCTAACGCTGTTCATTGTGGCGCCGCTGCTTCTACTGCAGCTTGCACTTTTCTTCCGCGGCAAAGCCCTGCAATCTTTCAAAAATCCGCATCGGGCCCTGTGGCTACTGGCTTTCATTGCACTTGTTTACACCACGCCCTGGGACAATTACCTGGTGTATCGGGGTGTCTGGAGTTACGGTCCCGATCGGGTGCTTTTTACCATCGGCTTCGTTCCGATCGAGGAATACCTGTTCTTCCTACTGCAACCACTCCTGATAGGTAGCCTGTTTCTGCTCCGCATGCCCACCCCGTCACCGCCCCATCCACGACCGCGCTGGCACCGGAGCCACCGGGCCGGCGTGCTGCTCTACGGGCTATTGACCCTGATCGGCTGGTTGGCCCTGAGCACGCCGCGGGGGCTGTACGCCGGCCTGATCCTGAGCTGGGCCGGACCCGTACTGATGGGCCAGTGGGCGATTGGTGGCTCGCTGGTGCGTGCCTACCGCCGCCCCTTTCTTGAAGCGCTCCTTGTCGGCTCACTCTACCTCTGGACCGCCGATGCCCTGGCCATCGCCGACGGGATCTGGACCATTCATCGGGCTACCAGCAGCGGGCTGCTTCTGGGAAACCTGCCCGTGGAAGAAGCGCTCTTTTTTCTGTTGACCAACCTGATGGTACTTCAGGGACTTCTTTTACTTCTTAAACCCGAAAATCACCATGACTGA
- a CDS encoding calcium/sodium antiporter → MSPLLSLLLLVVGGLLLYLGAEGLIRGSVALALRLGLTPLVVGLTVVAFGTSSPELGVSLQAALKGSPDLAVGNVVGSNIANLALILGVAAAIRPIRIQLQLVRFDVPVAIGCTLLLLWMLHDHRIGRAEGAVLFGLLILYLLASFWIARRTNQTVELDVPARPSRSVWLDLLLTVGGLALLLTGADLFVKGAVALARALEVSEAVIGLSVVAVGTSLPELATTIVAAIRREADLAVGNVVGSNIFNILAILGLTALVHPIQSSGLRNLDLAVMTGVTMLILPLFWSRFRMMRWEGGLLLIIYAAYLYTLAS, encoded by the coding sequence ATGAGTCCTCTGCTGAGTTTGCTGTTGCTGGTTGTCGGCGGCCTGCTGCTGTATCTGGGCGCGGAGGGGCTGATCCGGGGTAGCGTGGCGCTGGCATTGCGCCTGGGGCTGACGCCTCTGGTGGTGGGACTGACCGTGGTGGCCTTCGGCACGAGCAGCCCGGAACTGGGCGTGAGCCTGCAGGCTGCCCTGAAGGGAAGCCCGGATCTGGCGGTGGGCAACGTGGTGGGGTCGAACATTGCCAACCTGGCGCTGATTCTGGGCGTGGCGGCGGCTATTCGGCCGATCCGCATCCAGCTCCAGCTGGTGCGCTTCGACGTACCGGTGGCCATCGGGTGCACGCTGCTGTTGCTCTGGATGCTGCACGATCACCGGATCGGGCGGGCCGAGGGCGCGGTCCTTTTCGGACTCCTGATTCTGTATCTGCTGGCCAGCTTCTGGATTGCCCGGCGGACGAACCAGACGGTGGAGCTGGACGTGCCGGCGCGTCCCTCGCGGAGCGTCTGGTTGGATCTGCTCCTCACGGTGGGCGGGCTGGCGCTGCTGCTGACGGGCGCCGATCTATTCGTGAAGGGGGCCGTGGCGCTGGCGCGGGCGCTCGAGGTGAGCGAGGCGGTCATCGGGCTGAGCGTCGTGGCCGTGGGGACGAGCCTGCCGGAGCTGGCCACCACGATCGTCGCCGCCATCCGCAGGGAGGCCGATCTGGCGGTGGGCAACGTCGTGGGCTCGAATATTTTCAACATTCTGGCCATTCTGGGGCTGACCGCCCTGGTGCACCCCATTCAGAGCAGCGGCCTGCGGAATCTGGACCTGGCCGTGATGACGGGCGTGACGATGCTGATCCTTCCGCTTTTCTGGAGCCGCTTTCGTATGATGCGCTGGGAAGGGGGCTTGCTTTTGATCATCTATGCGGCGTATCTCTATACGCTGGCGTCCTAA
- a CDS encoding prolipoprotein diacylglyceryl transferase has product MYPRLSDLFKDLLGIELPFPIYSFGAMVALAVLAATWLTARELDRRYRAGEIGPVRVREKDERGRVRTRQASPASLIGTMTLVAVGFGFVGAKIFHILENLDAFALDPLGMIFSTGGFTFYGGLIFGALGVIWYARKKGISVPVLADAAAPGLMLAYGIGRIGCHLAGDGDWGIAANLAAKPDWLPMWLWAESYPKAIIGPPPQPVYPTPLYEFAMAAVLFGVLWALRKHPYRPGWLFSLYLIFNGLERFLIEQIRVNNRFDLLGLSVTQAEVIAVLLMVVGLVGLIRFWHRTEPATVPTAEAQAG; this is encoded by the coding sequence ATGTATCCGCGACTGAGCGACCTGTTCAAGGATCTGCTGGGCATCGAACTCCCGTTTCCCATTTACTCGTTCGGGGCCATGGTGGCTCTGGCCGTGCTGGCGGCTACCTGGCTGACGGCCCGGGAGCTGGACCGCCGCTACCGGGCCGGCGAGATCGGTCCGGTGCGCGTGCGGGAGAAGGACGAGCGCGGGCGCGTCCGCACGCGCCAGGCCAGCCCGGCGTCGCTCATCGGCACGATGACGCTGGTGGCCGTCGGCTTCGGCTTCGTAGGCGCCAAGATTTTCCACATTCTGGAGAATCTGGACGCCTTCGCGCTGGACCCGCTGGGGATGATCTTCTCGACGGGCGGCTTCACCTTCTACGGCGGACTCATCTTCGGCGCACTGGGAGTCATCTGGTATGCGCGCAAGAAGGGCATCTCGGTACCCGTGCTGGCCGATGCGGCCGCGCCCGGCCTGATGCTGGCCTACGGGATCGGGCGCATCGGGTGTCATCTGGCGGGCGACGGCGACTGGGGCATTGCCGCCAACCTGGCCGCCAAGCCGGACTGGCTGCCCATGTGGCTCTGGGCCGAAAGCTATCCGAAGGCCATCATCGGGCCGCCTCCACAGCCCGTCTATCCGACCCCGCTTTACGAATTTGCCATGGCCGCCGTGCTGTTCGGCGTGCTCTGGGCGCTCCGGAAGCACCCGTACCGGCCCGGCTGGCTGTTTTCGCTGTATCTGATTTTCAACGGGCTGGAGCGCTTTCTGATCGAGCAGATCCGGGTCAACAATCGCTTCGACCTGCTGGGACTTTCGGTGACGCAGGCCGAAGTGATCGCCGTGCTGCTCATGGTGGTCGGCCTGGTGGGATTGATCCGGTTCTGGCACCGGACCGAACCGGCCACGGTACCGACCGCCGAAGCCCAGGCGGGTTAG
- a CDS encoding 2OG-Fe(II) oxygenase, translating into MERARPIDRRRMASWIDPFIETLARQGWATTTEAFTPAQIQALYREAQELDRVGAFRPAAIGHGAEQTLRRDIRGDRIYWLDPEHPTPAQEVYWQVVDQLRRRLNETLFLSLHDAEAHLAIYPPGSFYRRHLDQHRGRALRLITLVLYLNPDWRPEDGGQLRIYPDPEAPDEGIDLLPEGGLLVGFRSDTIPHEVLPARRARYSLTGWLRRFDPLALLR; encoded by the coding sequence ATGGAGCGCGCCAGACCCATCGACCGCAGGCGTATGGCTTCCTGGATCGACCCGTTCATCGAAACCCTGGCCCGCCAGGGATGGGCCACCACAACCGAAGCGTTCACCCCTGCGCAGATCCAGGCGCTCTACCGGGAAGCGCAGGAGCTGGACCGTGTCGGCGCGTTTCGTCCGGCCGCCATCGGACACGGTGCCGAACAGACGTTGCGGCGCGACATCCGCGGCGACCGCATCTACTGGCTGGATCCGGAGCATCCTACCCCGGCCCAGGAAGTCTACTGGCAGGTGGTTGACCAGCTGCGCCGGCGCCTGAACGAAACGCTGTTCCTCAGCCTGCACGACGCCGAAGCGCACCTGGCCATCTATCCGCCCGGCAGCTTCTACCGACGCCACCTGGACCAGCACCGGGGCCGCGCGTTGCGTCTGATCACGCTCGTGCTGTACCTGAACCCCGACTGGCGACCGGAAGACGGCGGCCAGCTCCGAATCTATCCCGACCCCGAAGCGCCGGACGAAGGGATCGACCTGCTCCCTGAAGGCGGCCTGCTGGTGGGCTTCCGCAGCGATACGATCCCCCACGAAGTGCTACCGGCCCGCCGCGCGCGCTACAGCCTGACCGGCTGGCTGCGGCGGTTCGATCCGCTGGCGCTGCTGCGCTAA